TAATAATACTTCTTGTGTGCAGCTCAATGTGTTCAATTTTaagtgaaatgtaaatgtttgttaaaggtcccatattcttctttttctggttttatatgctctttagtgtgttttccaagtgtcctgtgcatgtttagtcacatctatgtgcaaaaattcaaagtcagcgGAAACGctgcttctcctacgtcctcctgttagctgtagcattagctgcatgtaacgctcggttctagcccccctcgataaaaatgtgtcagtccgacatcattgtcagtgtgagatcactgatctaagcacattggctcgttgtggcaagccctgcagctcatgttgaaatttcagagaagcgtgctgagcaactgaccaataacgacagagcggatcggcagaccaatcagagcagacttggcccacgtggggtctaacagtgtgggctcaacagagtgtagctgacggactcagagcggagagggagcaaggaggagcagttcatgaaaacagacacttttttcagactttatctattgtgaacgtacaaaagtaggaacatagattaaatatacgaaccccaaaaagggcagaatatgggctctttaacgtTTAAATCCTGGAAAATATGGAGGCAGCTATACGTTTCTGTTGTTGATCTGATGGTCTGTTTctttgaaaagtatttttatttacattcacGTCGATGATGAGCGACATTTACCTGCCCAGCGAGACTAAAGGGACAATGTGAGACGTTTTACACATGAATATATCAGAGATCAAGTCTAtactgtgtaaatgtgtctctgagtcatgactgtctacaatgagggagaagctcgagtcccgctggctgtgttgttgtcagagccgtgtttacatggacgggacggccggctcctccccttgtgtataaaagctgttttagtcaagaactagagagaagaagaagaacatactcactgattattttgaTATCACATAAGCATTTTTAGATTGTTATCTATATCAATTTATatacaatgtgaagctacaagctaactttACTgtgctaacatcagcatgctaacacaacaatgcaggccacaggcaattgcagctcgagcaaaggatgATTTAGTCCACCGCTTACGCTTAACTCCTTCCTGTTAATGTAtatggagaggggttggaggtgtgtctctggaggagagcggaggcttcctTTAATAGTGAACAGAAAGtattgatgatttattttcttttttattaattgttgttctgtgtgaatgtttttgtttatttttatttttttactttttgtttttctttcatcattagCTCAGTATTTTTagtattattactattattattattcttgtcTCAACATGAATTTGATGACATCTTGATGTTGCTCTGCACTGGGCTCGGGACGGGGGGGATGTGAATGTCAGCACGGTGCTGTTGTAAGACGGGTTAAAGATATATGTTACTGCTGCTGGTACTGTCTGGCCTGCATAGTGTCTATTGTTTGGggtaaaatgaattaaaataaaataattgaacaGAAAGTATCGATGATATCTTTTCGATGTGATTGaggttttttaattgtttttgcacatttgtgaGACACTGAAGAACTCTGTAATGTCAAATCTGTTACATCAATCTCCTGATCTTCTGTATCAATATTAATGACATCAAACGTGTGGATTTACTCTTTATCACTCTGGCAAGCTTTAGGATAAATGTTTGGAGAGCTTACTGCTTAATAAACTGAAAGGAGAAGAAATGTGTGTATTAACATGTGATCAtttcattattaaaaacacatctgcagGGTCATtaaaggtgttttcagacctcaggaactttttcataattATAGAAACTGTTGGAAGTCTCCCCCTCTTTACTGATTCCACACCGCAGGAACTATGATGGCATATCACAAAAGGCCAaattaaatgtctgtaaatctGTAATGAGGATAAAGAACAGGGAGTTCATCAGTCACATTAACAGCCTtcaagaaacagacagaaagtcatGCAGTGTtgccattttctacttttaacCAGAGGGGGGCAGCAGAGATCCTTCACAGCCCAATGAGCTCACCACATGCAGTCATGCATTTGGACAATCTGCATAGCACATTTTCCAAGCAACAAGCTCtcagatcatttttaaaattaaatcctgcatagtttaccttcagtgtttgagtgactgattgtattttatttacgtgtcatgcacacaaagtgcccAATGCTTATGGATTTACCAGGAATATAAATTCTTTTTGAGATAGAAGATCTCTTTGTAAAGAGAGTCCTGACAcgagacagcagcagcatctaagttcagacagagaacaaagacggacaataaacaaatattacTTCAGAAgcttaatgttttttatttatttattatcacaCATATAGGAATACATCAAAataggattaacaaaaacataaaaggtgtgtcaggagaggtcaagaggccaacaggcttatacaagggacctcacctcttaagagacaaataaatcaactaagCAAATCGAATTatacaatttcaaaacaaaattgaatataaacacatatacagtaacctGTACATGTATTCATACACACTTAGACAACTACATACAATAGAAAGACTGACAATGTTAACCCTCtatcagctaaatgaaacagGCATTAATCTATTAAAAAGGGAGTGAATGAGTgagttgatggaaaaaaaaggggaaaaaaagatatatatgttATATATGCAAAAGTTTGACCTCGTGGATTAAATGTGAAGacagtttccttttaaaaatctCTGTAGACGAAGAGCTGCTAACAACGCTTAGTTAGTGTagcctttcttttctctcatgCTGCAGAAGTTTATCAAAATCATCCAACCAGAAGAAATCAACGTTAATGGAAGGCATCTGACTTAAACGTGCATCCCTTATGTCATCATAGATCAGacagtcaaacagaaaatgaatctCATTTCAGTAATTTTACCTCTGTTGATTATTTGATGTCCCGCTCCTTATATGGGTTTAATATCATTTACAGAGGCCGTTGTTTTAACTTATTATACCTGTCTATCTATATCTCCTGTTGATTTCATGTGATGCTTAGCAGGGCCACAAGTGCCGTCAGATGGGGCCGCCTTAGAggggtttcctactgtcgttgaAAAAATTGACTTTATCTCCAAAAGTTAGACGCTTGAATTTGAAGGGCGaaatcattcatttaaatgGAACGCTGATGTCTGAGACAAAACATCCTCTTGCTTCAGTTATGTACTCGTTCAACTACATCGTGTAGTTGTCCATGTGTCCATAATGACAGGTACAGTGGCCCTGAAGGTCCAAACATGagaacatttcaaaaatcaTAAAAGTTACACACGggaacaacaacatcaacatcaataaaaagaaaatatcacaaaaaaaaaagaaaacacatttgcaaGAACCCCCCACAGAATCAAGTCAAGTCCACGTTTATGAGTGACTTCAGGGTGTTTAAGAAAGaggtactgtctctttaaatcatctGTTAAGGAGGACGTGGTCTTCAGGTGTAAGTGGTCTAATACAGCAACGTAAACTTCTGCTTCCTTTAATGACAACTGAACAAACTTTCCTCTTTACAAAGCTCGAGGCAGACATGACACTTCCACTATAcgtttactgtgtgtgtgagaaagcagtgcgcacacacacacacacacacacacacacacacacacacacacacacacacacacacacacacacacactcgttaATAGACAgtaattagtgtgtgtgttgagcatGAAGGAATTGCAGTGGGGGGGTTGTGGGGGGGGTTGTTAATGCATGTTCAGGACAAAGAGCTGTCAAACAAAGTGATTCTGCTTCGCTGACGCTCCCTACAGGACACATTCCTCAGAGCAGACGCTCGGCCCGTCGCTAACAGAGGATTAACATGAGGAAAAGTTATTAAAACATACATATTAATCAGCTCCTACTGTCACTGAACAAACCCTTTTCTGACTGTTGTAAAGACTAGAAGGCCAACTTTAAGCTCCTTTAAGGGAACTTTAGTGTTAACTGTTGCccttttgtttctgtaaaatgtAGATAAAGATGagttttttgccttttataCAATATGAGGGGAAGCTATTTTATTTGGGTATCACATTCAGGACACTACAGGTGagatgaaatacatttaaggGGGCACTGGTGGCCTTGTGGTTAGTTTGCGCACCCCGTGTACAGAGAAGACAGTCccccaagtgggcggcccgggtttaaATCATCCGACCCGTGGCTCCCTTTCCATGCATGTTGTTCCACTCCTTGATttctcactctatccactgtccttgaCTCTCCAATAAAGACTTAGAAAGCccccaaaataaatcattgAGAACATCTTGAGGTGAACTGACAACAGTTCAACGACCaaatcagtgattttttttgccAAACCAATTCAACTAGTTCCACATCTTGACTGAAACTGACCTTTCAACACAGACATTATGCTGAACTCTGGCTACTTTGTGTCCATGGTCCAAGTCATTATGGTATtacagctcacactgtacgacccgatCATCAGGCcagacctgagagctcacactatTATCTCAAACACACTTAGCATCACCAATAAACACAAGTCTTCAACCAGCTAAATCATTAACAAATATTCccctgtcagctggaggtctgcagatatttcctgccaatGTTTCTTTCATGACAGGACGGAGGGGGAAGACAGATTAAacaggcatgcctgctgttgccacgGTGATTTCAGATGCTGCCTGTCACTTTTTTGTGCAGACACAagcatgagaaaaaaaaaactccccatGTCGGGGGAATCGGCtttgtggctctgctctcactgcgCGAGTGTGTGCAGTCTTACAACCAAAATGAAAGTTGTAAGCAGTTGATTGAGCTGTGATCGGCCATCTGGGACTGATGACGCACAAATGGTTCTGACAATCGGACGAACTTCAAAATTTGACATACAACCCAAAAATCTGGATTTAAATCAGCCTTACGCTAAAATCACCAATATCTTGGCCGAGGCGTAATGATACATATGTGTGAAAAGTCCCAGTGAAGTATCGTTATTTCGGGGAAaggcctcttgtccaatcagaacgCTCATTCAGGTCTAATTTAATcctctttatatttttacttttttttttttttttctcctgccttcatttttgtattttgtttaattttacaCTTAATTAAAGTCATTCAGGCCTTTAAAATCTCTTTATATTTACACGTTTGTTCATACAtatcctttgttttatttattcccTCTCATATCTGaatcttttttaattcatttgtttcttcatttatttgttttttcactttgtttttgcacttattttttcctttttttaatctttaattgATTCCTTTTCATCTCGTGACATTCTTATTCCTACAACAAAGAGttaaactttaatttaaagacacatacacatttaatgtgcttaaatcacaacaaaacaacctgcagaagaaataaaaaaaaaggaagcagttaacaaaacttttaaaagttttatttgtctaataaaagtggattttctttgtcttaCAAACACCTCCCAACTTCATCCCTACAAACCCGAGTGACACCCATAAAGCTGAGTAATTACATCATTAGTCCTACAAATGAGCTAATTTAAGTCTTTTCTGTAAAGGGGTCCGTAAAACCTGTGACCCAGTTCAAACATCCAATCAAAACTCAGAGAGGATCTCCTGAGCCAATGGGACGCCTGGCTCCGCCCACCTGCATGCATAATAATAAGCAGCAGAATAATAACTCCAGGAGGGGAACACTTGCAGAAGCTGCAGCCTGCTCACTTCACTTTGGAGATTTACTCTGCCTCTCTGCAAACCTTCACCATGGTCGACGCCTTCTGTGCCACTTGGAAACTGGTCGACAGTGAGAACTTTGATGAGTACATGAAAGCTCTCGGtgagtaaaaacatttcatttctttttctctctttttaagtatgttctctttttttcatttaagttGCACATGCAATAAATCCAGGCTGAACTCTTCATGTCAGACCCTGAAGATGCTTTCAGAGACGTTCAGAGATTGCAGTAAATAATGtccagtgttttgtttttttttgcaccaggtGTGGGTTTCGCCACCCGACAGGTTGGAAATGTCACCAAGCCCACTGTGATCATCAGCCAGGAGGGCGACAAGGTGGTGGTCCGCACCCAGAgcaccttcaaaaacacagagatctcCTTCAAGCTGGGAGAGGAGTTTGACGAAACCACCGCTGATGACAGGAACTGCAAAGTAAGGGGACCCTGAagtcctatttttttttaaaaactctttattttcattacTTTTCCATAAAAAGATCAAAGGAGTACAAAAAGAGGAGACCAAACAAGACAGTTACATTTCCTTCTATAATAAGATTTAAGTACAGATTTAAATCAGAGACTAGTTTGGGGATCACATGCTGCTAAAgagtgtttaaatgttaaacttCAGTTTGAATCTCTCCataaaaatcatgaaaataaatcaaatttttTAAGATATCATTTGCAAAAGTCCCCCCCTCTGTGTTTACAGTGAAGCAGATTATAAGcttaaattcacatttttctGAATGAGGTTCTGCACAAACGtggagtctgttttttttggggggggggaggtgtttctttgtttccatTATTGGGTCATTGACAAGATTTGGCATCTTCATGACCTCCGGAAATCGAACCAGAGTTTGGCAGCTTCATAATGCGCTCATTTTCCACCTCGCTtggttaaaatgaaaaaaataaaaaaacgttttttcttttgtgtctcaGTCCACAGTGACGATGGACGGAGACAAGCTGGTCCACGTCCAGAAGTGGGACGGCAAAGAGACCAAGTTCGTCAGAGAGATCAAGGATGGCAAAATGGTCATGGTGAGACGGACGCACCCAGATCACACACGAACAAATGattctctttcttctgtttaGTTTTATGTGTTAATAAGAGTTTTAAGACGGCAGATTAAATCCTCATTTTGACCATTTGAGGTGTTTTTAtaatattaaagaaaaagtttgtttttgaggtTTTCCTCTCAAATATCACGATAAGTTcaaaatattaaatgtttatGAGGGAAAAGAAATCTTTTTCTGTATGTCGTGGGGGGAAAGTTcaatttttttcctcttttttgaATCAATTTCATGCAGAAAAGCTTTTTAATTCATTCTCTTCTGAGgacttttaaagaaaagtgcataaaaaaaacacaaatttggcaaaaaaaaaaaggcaaaccccccccccaagtcATACAGACGCAGAGGGTTTTTTattagcctttttttaaagccttaaaATCCATTTTGACTAATTTTTATCATGACACATGCTTTTCTACAACTTTACAGTCAACATAGCTGATCTATATTTACAGATTATATCAAGTTGACCGACAAGGAAAACCGACCTGCTATTACCCAAATGCTTTATGTCGGGAAAAACGTGCTGCGAGTTCAGATATGATGCAAATTCCAATTCTATCTAAAGAGATATCATGACGGAAACACAGTGCAGAAGGGGCGGCCGTAGTTCAGTctatagggacttgggttgggaactggagggtcgccggcttAAGTCCACattatggaagttggtctggtagctggagaagtGCCAAGGCACCTCCCGAGTGGAACCCCCAaccgctctggtgcgctccagagtgtagcagccccactctgacatctctccactaatgcatgtccacagctcctgtttgctcatgtgtgtgatttgagaatgtgtgtgaaaaccagaattcccctcagggattaataaagtctaTAAAATCCCCAGCCCCCTCCAAATAAattcaaatagaaaataatGCTGCAAAAGCTAAAAAATTGCCATTACATCAAATTTTACTTCATAGgagctccaggcctgtaggggcgctcaGGGAAACCCTGTTAGTTATGAAAGTTAGTCATTGGTTTCAAAGATAAGCATGTTGTGAACCCTAACTTCCCTGTCATGGTAaccgtctcctctcctctgcagaaTCTGACCTTTGAAGACATCCATGCGGTGCGTAGCTACGAGAAGGCATGAGAGCTCTGACTGACGGCGTCCCAAAACCCGGCCAAGAAGTGTTgatttttataattattatttgacTGTATGCTTCTCTTTGCACTTCATCATCCTCCACATGtgcgc
The Labrus bergylta chromosome 15, fLabBer1.1, whole genome shotgun sequence DNA segment above includes these coding regions:
- the LOC109999723 gene encoding fatty acid-binding protein, brain, coding for MVDAFCATWKLVDSENFDEYMKALGVGFATRQVGNVTKPTVIISQEGDKVVVRTQSTFKNTEISFKLGEEFDETTADDRNCKSTVTMDGDKLVHVQKWDGKETKFVREIKDGKMVMNLTFEDIHAVRSYEKA